The DNA segment GGCCAGTATCCGGTGCTAAGTCCTCTGTTTTTCCTGCAAATTGATGAGAGGTCACAACAATTTTAGAATTTATTTCTTCCTGACTTAATGGCTGTCCATCTACTTCAGGTAATGTGGTTCGAACAATTGTACCTAAGATTTGTTGAATGTCAGCGATTTGCTGAGCCGGAATAGTGTCCGCCCCTTCAGGAGGCTCAAGCATTACTTGTACACCAACATTCCTTATTTGATAAGGGCTTTGTGTAATTTCACGGTTAATACGGTTAACTTCATTATTAATTCGATCTTCCGTGCGCTCCCACTCAGAATTTTCGTTCCCTTCCCCTTCAACAAAATTAGGTATTCCTTCTCCTGTTCCGGCTGTCCCACCTTCAGGAATCGTACCTTCACCTGTATACGCTTCTGATATCCGCTCGACACTTACAGCGATACCTTCCATGTTTTCTTCATCGACAGGCTCAACGAGTTGCTCTGTCCGATTTTCTTGAGTAAAGTCGATATCTGTAGTAACAGAGATTAAGACTTTATCAGGTCCAATCATTGTTCCAAGCATTTGTTGAAGGTTACGAGTCATATCTTGTTCTATTTCTTTTTGAATTCCACGTTGCTGTTCAAAAGCAGCAAGAGTAGAATCTCCGGCCGAACCAGCATCGTATCCGTACGAATTAAAGTGTTGATCTGAAATAACGATATTTTCTATAGGTAAATTAGGTACACTTTTTGATATTAGATGGTAGAGTCCTTTGACTCTTTCTTGGTCCAGCTGTGTGCCTAGTTTAAGATCTAGAACAACAGCTGCGGTTGCAGATTCTTGTGTAGAGCTTAACCATACACTCTCTTCTGGTAAAGTGATGACGACGTTCGCATTTTGAACACCATCAATATTTTTAATTAAATTTGAAATCTCTGTTTGCATAGCTGCACGTTCCATCACTGAAAATTCATTATCAGTCATCCCAAAACCAGATGAATCAGAAAAAATAGAGTAATCGATGTTACCACTTTGGGGGAGCCCTTCTGCAGCTAATTCAACTTTCAAAGAATCCACCTGATTGTCCGGAACTTCAATGGTCATGCCATCCTTAGATACACGTGATGGAATTCCTTTTCCATCTAACGTTTCTTTAATTTGCCCTGTTTCTTGTAATGAAAGTTGGCTATAAAGTGGCACAAAGTTTTGTTTTGTACTGAAGTATGTAAGTGCCGCAGCCATTAATAGAATGAGAATAAGTCCTGCAACAAGCCATATCTTCTGCCGAGGCTCTCTCTCAGTCCAGTAAGTTAGTACTGCATTTTTATATCTTGCAATTGTCTCGTTCATGCGACCTCCTGGCACCCCTGCAAACGTATTTCATTCAACGATAAAGATTAAACTTGCATTCTCATTATTTCTTGGTAGGCTTCAACCATTTTATTTCGAATTTCAATAGTTGCTTGAAGGGATACAGATGCTTTTTGACCTGTGATCATCACGTCATGTAATTCAATCGGCTTCCCTAAAGCTAGAGCTTCTGTTTTTTGACTTGATTCATTTTGCATAGTATTAACCTCTCTAAGCGCATTGCCTAGCAAGGCTTTGAAACTTTCTTGAGCTTCTCCTGAAGAGATAGATTCCGCTTGTCGTTTTGCCGCTTGTCCAACTTGTAATGGACTCTGAATCGCATTTAATTCCAACTAGAACCCTCCTACTTTCCGATTTCAAGTGTTTTGAGTAGCATATTCTTTGATGCATTTAAGGCAGTTACATTCGCTTCATATGATCGTGTGGCTCCCATTAAGTCAACCATTTCGCGCAACGGATCCACATTAGGCATCTGAACAAAACCCTCTTCATTTGCATCTGGATGATCCGGTTGGAAGACAAGCTTAAAAGGTGTATTATCACGCTCTATAGCAGACACTCTCACACCATTTAACTCATTATGTAAAAAAGATTGAAAACCTTGCTTCGATTGATTTGGAGTGACCGAAACCATTTTCCGTCTATAAGGTTGCCATTCTCCATCCACAAGCTCACCACGTGTCGTTTCCGCGTTGGCCATATTTGACGAAACAACATCCATTCTTAAACGGTTCGCC comes from the Alkalihalobacillus sp. FSL W8-0930 genome and includes:
- the flgC gene encoding flagellar basal body rod protein FlgC gives rise to the protein MFTGFHASASALTANRLRMDVVSSNMANAETTRGELVDGEWQPYRRKMVSVTPNQSKQGFQSFLHNELNGVRVSAIERDNTPFKLVFQPDHPDANEEGFVQMPNVDPLREMVDLMGATRSYEANVTALNASKNMLLKTLEIGK
- the fliE gene encoding flagellar hook-basal body complex protein FliE yields the protein MSSGEAQESFKALLGNALREVNTMQNESSQKTEALALGKPIELHDVMITGQKASVSLQATIEIRNKMVEAYQEIMRMQV
- the fliF gene encoding flagellar basal-body MS-ring/collar protein FliF → MNETIARYKNAVLTYWTEREPRQKIWLVAGLILILLMAAALTYFSTKQNFVPLYSQLSLQETGQIKETLDGKGIPSRVSKDGMTIEVPDNQVDSLKVELAAEGLPQSGNIDYSIFSDSSGFGMTDNEFSVMERAAMQTEISNLIKNIDGVQNANVVITLPEESVWLSSTQESATAAVVLDLKLGTQLDQERVKGLYHLISKSVPNLPIENIVISDQHFNSYGYDAGSAGDSTLAAFEQQRGIQKEIEQDMTRNLQQMLGTMIGPDKVLISVTTDIDFTQENRTEQLVEPVDEENMEGIAVSVERISEAYTGEGTIPEGGTAGTGEGIPNFVEGEGNENSEWERTEDRINNEVNRINREITQSPYQIRNVGVQVMLEPPEGADTIPAQQIADIQQILGTIVRTTLPEVDGQPLSQEEINSKIVVTSHQFAGKTEDLAPDTGQAIPTWLYALAAVLALVVIVLVVMLARSRKQVALEESTEEVTIDSVALPTEEVPDLPVEGSGPAHEKRKQLENMAKEKPEEFSKLLRSWLSED